A window from Primulina huaijiensis isolate GDHJ02 chromosome 11, ASM1229523v2, whole genome shotgun sequence encodes these proteins:
- the LOC140988497 gene encoding calcium-binding protein KRP1-like encodes MASAGRSDFQDFLPLMAGKLGGDGLIGELCNGFQLLVDSDKGVITFESLKKNAALLGLHEFSDDDLYNMIKEGDFDGDGALNQMEFCVLMFRLSPELMEESQFLLEEILQQEGFEYFDFSL; translated from the coding sequence ATGGCGTCCGCAGGTCGATCCGATTTTCAAGATTTCTTGCCCCTGATGGCGGGAAAACTTGGTGGGGATGGCTTGATTGGGGAACTCTGCAATGGGTTTCAGCTGTTGGTGGATTCTGACAAAGGGGTCATCACATTTGAGAGTCTTAAAAAGAACGCTGCTTTACTGGGGCTTCATGAATTTTCTGATGATGATCTTTATAACATGATTAAAGAAGGTGACTTTGACGGAGACGGAGCTCTAAATCAGATGGAATTTTGCGTGCTAATGTTCAGATTGAGCCCCGAGTTGATGGAAGAGTCCCAGTTTTTGTTGGAAGAGATTCTTCAGCAGGAGGGTTTCGAATACTTTGACTTTTCTTTGTAA